One genomic window of Garra rufa chromosome 2, GarRuf1.0, whole genome shotgun sequence includes the following:
- the atoh7 gene encoding transcription factor atoh7: MKPRRPSCADSGSGSESDSRDPEKFESAMRRRMAANARERKRMQGLNTAFDRLRKVVPQWGQDKKLSKYETLQMALSYIMALNRILTDASRHAAPQKDWLNLQFDSLQPETYSCFMRYNSPVENDCMHSSFSYHYESL; the protein is encoded by the coding sequence ATGAAGCCCCGCAGACCGAGCTGTGCGGATTCAGGGTCAGGGTCGGAGTCGGACTCCAGGGACCCAGAGAAGTTTGAGAGCGCCATGCGGCGGAGGATGGCGGCCAACGCTCGAGAGAGGAAGAGGATGCAGGGCCTAAACACCGCATTCGACCGCCTCCGCAAAGTGGTTCCTCAGTGGGGTCAGGACAAGAAACTCTCCAAATATGAGACGCTGCAGATGGCCCTGAGCTACATCATGGCCCTCAACCGAATCCTGACTGATGCCAGCAGACACGCGGCTCCTCAGAAAGACTGGCTGAATCTACAGTTTGACAGCCTACAGCCAGAGACCTATTCTTGCTTTATGCGCTATAACTCCCCTGTGGAAAATGACTGTATGCACTCTTCCTTCTCCTACCACTACGAAAGCCTCTAA